A region from the Triticum aestivum cultivar Chinese Spring chromosome 3D, IWGSC CS RefSeq v2.1, whole genome shotgun sequence genome encodes:
- the LOC123074864 gene encoding probable DNA replication complex GINS protein PSF3 isoform X1, producing the protein MSDAARPPRPLPPATHGDRRVAPSPTTAGTPWRPSLFPSPPWRLLLWLRIRNSDLSHLAQMPCYYDVADILMEEELISVVFQVTANGVGLLDPGAERNSVEKGAKVDLPFWLAHGMLSLEQAVSITVPPCFTQKTRKEIQADAACVDLRVRCPYFYELGCKIVPLVGDKSIGQFLRYAFTSRYKEILSKAHSSSTMTVPKFATRLTKEEAQVFESARESMSAFRKWRVRGARLQKASILGRKRKTKLPDGPSTP; encoded by the exons CGCCGCGTCGCCCCCTCACCCACCACCGCCGGGACCCCATGGCGACCGAGCCTTTTCCCCTCGCCCCCATGGCGGCTGCTGTTGT GGTTGAGAATAAGAAACAGTGACCTGTCCCACCTGGCGCAAATGCCTTGTTACTACGATGTTGCCGACATCCTCATGGAGGAGGAG CTTATTTCGGTTGTTTTCCAAGTAACTGCAAATGGCGTTGGTCTGCTAGATCCTGGTGCCGAGAGAAACAGT GTTGAAAAGGGTGCTAAAGTAGACCTTCCATTTTGGCTTGCGCATGGAATGCTGTCTCTGGAACAAGCGGTGTCAATAACTGTCCCTCCTTGCTTCACCCAGAA AACTCGGAAGGAGATCCAAGCTGATGCAGCCTGTGTTGATTTGAGGGTTCGGTGCCCTTACTTTTATGAGCTTGGATGCAAGATTGTTCCTCT GGTGGGTGACAAGAGCATTGGCCAGTTCTTGCGCTACGCGTTCACCAGTAGGTACAAGGAGATACTAAGCAAGGCACACAGCTCTTCGACGATGACAGTGCCCAAGTTCGCAACACGCCTTACAAAAGAAGAAGCTCAAG TGTTTGAATCTGCTAGGGAGTCGATGTccgccttcaggaagtggcgcgtCCGGGGTGCGAGGCTGCAGAAGGCGTCCATTCTTGGAAGGAAGAGGAAGACAAAGTTGCCTGACGGGCCTTCGACGCCCTGA
- the LOC123074864 gene encoding probable DNA replication complex GINS protein PSF3 isoform X2 produces the protein MPCYYDVADILMEEELISVVFQVTANGVGLLDPGAERNSVEKGAKVDLPFWLAHGMLSLEQAVSITVPPCFTQKTRKEIQADAACVDLRVRCPYFYELGCKIVPLVGDKSIGQFLRYAFTSRYKEILSKAHSSSTMTVPKFATRLTKEEAQVFESARESMSAFRKWRVRGARLQKASILGRKRKTKLPDGPSTP, from the exons ATGCCTTGTTACTACGATGTTGCCGACATCCTCATGGAGGAGGAG CTTATTTCGGTTGTTTTCCAAGTAACTGCAAATGGCGTTGGTCTGCTAGATCCTGGTGCCGAGAGAAACAGT GTTGAAAAGGGTGCTAAAGTAGACCTTCCATTTTGGCTTGCGCATGGAATGCTGTCTCTGGAACAAGCGGTGTCAATAACTGTCCCTCCTTGCTTCACCCAGAA AACTCGGAAGGAGATCCAAGCTGATGCAGCCTGTGTTGATTTGAGGGTTCGGTGCCCTTACTTTTATGAGCTTGGATGCAAGATTGTTCCTCT GGTGGGTGACAAGAGCATTGGCCAGTTCTTGCGCTACGCGTTCACCAGTAGGTACAAGGAGATACTAAGCAAGGCACACAGCTCTTCGACGATGACAGTGCCCAAGTTCGCAACACGCCTTACAAAAGAAGAAGCTCAAG TGTTTGAATCTGCTAGGGAGTCGATGTccgccttcaggaagtggcgcgtCCGGGGTGCGAGGCTGCAGAAGGCGTCCATTCTTGGAAGGAAGAGGAAGACAAAGTTGCCTGACGGGCCTTCGACGCCCTGA